One Sanguibacter sp. HDW7 DNA window includes the following coding sequences:
- a CDS encoding M15 family metallopeptidase yields the protein MRAAAADGVPLGVRSGYRSYATQKVVYARWVRTLGKARADRVSARAGHSEHQTGLAVDVLARGSTFGSFGRTPQARWVARNAWRYGFVVRYRAGQEKVTGYSPEPWHLRYVGVALATDMRRSGSTSLEAHLRIAAAPDYR from the coding sequence ATGCGCGCGGCGGCGGCCGACGGCGTGCCGCTCGGCGTGCGCAGCGGCTACCGCTCGTACGCGACCCAGAAGGTCGTCTACGCGCGGTGGGTGCGGACCCTCGGGAAGGCGCGCGCCGACCGCGTCTCCGCACGGGCGGGGCACTCCGAGCACCAGACCGGGCTCGCGGTCGACGTCCTCGCGCGCGGGTCCACCTTCGGGAGCTTCGGCCGGACGCCGCAGGCCCGCTGGGTCGCCCGAAACGCGTGGCGCTACGGGTTCGTCGTGCGCTACCGGGCCGGGCAGGAGAAGGTCACCGGCTACTCGCCCGAGCCGTGGCACCTGCGCTACGTGGGCGTCGCGCTCGCGACCGACATGCGGCGCAGCGGGTCCACGAGCCTCGAGGCGCACCTGCGGATCGCGGCGGCGCCGGACTACCGGTGA
- a CDS encoding Fic family protein gives MLPLPALTLDDLVVLDEIADARAVIVDRLRAPRRWTGRLRRTAVARAIRGSNSIEGIVVDLDDADASIDDEAPLSADERTYAEIRGYRQALGYVLEMAEDPAFQLDATALRSMHFMMLSHDLSKGPGRYRPGDIHVVDERDGATVYTGPDADEVAGLVDDLVRGLEAHAEADALVRAAMAHLGLVLIHPFRDGNGRMSRALQTLVLARSGLAHPELASIEEWLGANTDDYYAVLAHTARGQWDPTADAGLWLSFCLRAHHMQAQTVLRRIARTDELYGRLVDELEARRLPERMLDVLYSAALKFRVRRSTYIAQADVDERTATRDLRALVDAGLLDAVGETRGRHYVRGARLDEIVDSLAPAERMRDPYPWMRSRLAQPVDWR, from the coding sequence ATGCTGCCGCTTCCTGCCCTCACGCTCGACGATCTCGTCGTCCTCGACGAGATCGCCGACGCGCGCGCCGTCATTGTCGACCGGCTGCGGGCGCCGCGGCGCTGGACCGGTCGGCTCCGACGCACCGCCGTCGCGCGCGCGATCAGGGGCTCGAACTCGATCGAGGGCATCGTCGTCGACCTCGACGACGCGGACGCGTCGATCGACGACGAAGCGCCACTGAGCGCCGACGAGCGCACCTACGCAGAGATCCGCGGATACCGCCAGGCTCTCGGCTACGTGCTCGAGATGGCGGAAGATCCCGCCTTCCAGCTCGACGCCACGGCGCTGAGGAGCATGCACTTCATGATGCTCTCCCACGACCTCAGCAAGGGGCCCGGCCGCTACCGTCCGGGCGACATCCACGTCGTCGACGAGCGCGACGGCGCAACCGTCTACACCGGGCCCGACGCGGACGAGGTGGCCGGGCTCGTCGACGATCTCGTGCGGGGGCTCGAGGCGCACGCCGAAGCCGATGCGTTGGTGCGCGCGGCGATGGCGCATCTCGGTCTCGTGCTCATCCATCCGTTCCGGGACGGCAACGGACGCATGTCGCGCGCGCTGCAGACCCTGGTGCTCGCGCGTTCCGGCCTCGCGCACCCTGAGCTTGCGAGCATCGAGGAGTGGCTCGGAGCCAACACGGACGACTACTACGCGGTTCTCGCCCACACCGCGCGCGGGCAGTGGGACCCCACGGCCGACGCGGGGCTCTGGCTGTCGTTCTGCCTGCGGGCGCACCACATGCAGGCGCAGACGGTGCTCCGGCGTATCGCTCGGACCGACGAGCTCTATGGGCGGCTCGTCGACGAGCTCGAGGCCCGCCGCCTTCCGGAACGCATGCTCGACGTCCTCTACTCCGCAGCCCTGAAGTTCCGGGTCCGGAGGTCGACCTACATCGCACAGGCGGATGTCGACGAGAGGACCGCGACGCGCGACCTGCGTGCGCTGGTCGACGCGGGCCTCCTGGACGCCGTCGGGGAGACCCGTGGACGTCACTACGTCCGTGGGGCGCGGCTCGACGAGATCGTCGACTCGCTGGCCCCCGCCGAACGCATGCGTGACCCCTACCCGTGGATGCGGTCGCGACTCGCGCAGCCGGTCGACTGGCGCTGA
- the nrdG gene encoding anaerobic ribonucleoside-triphosphate reductase activating protein: MSRDPLPDWQSDRLSQDRVADYKPFVMVDGEGVRCSLYVSGCPFACEGCFNEAAWSFRYGQVFDDALAERIAADLAHPAVQGLTLLGGEPFLNTSVCLRVVRRLRAEHGRAKDVWAWSGYTFEELLAWSRAGHDDKAELLAEVDVLVDGRFDLAQRDLRLAFRGSRNQRVLDARASLAAGVAVPWAGVADASSAAEQVDRRALI, translated from the coding sequence GTGTCGCGCGACCCCCTGCCCGACTGGCAGTCCGACCGCCTGAGCCAGGACCGGGTCGCGGACTACAAGCCGTTCGTCATGGTCGACGGCGAGGGCGTGCGCTGCTCGCTCTACGTGAGCGGCTGCCCGTTCGCGTGCGAGGGCTGCTTCAACGAGGCGGCGTGGTCCTTCCGGTACGGGCAGGTGTTCGACGACGCCCTCGCCGAGCGCATCGCCGCGGATCTCGCGCACCCCGCCGTGCAGGGCCTCACCCTGCTCGGCGGGGAGCCGTTCCTCAACACTTCTGTGTGCTTGCGGGTCGTGCGCCGGCTGCGGGCGGAGCACGGGCGGGCCAAGGACGTGTGGGCGTGGAGCGGCTACACGTTCGAGGAGCTGCTCGCGTGGAGCAGGGCCGGGCACGACGACAAGGCGGAGCTGCTCGCGGAGGTCGACGTGCTCGTCGACGGCCGCTTCGACCTCGCGCAGCGGGACCTGCGCCTGGCGTTCCGCGGCTCGCGCAACCAGCGGGTGCTCGACGCGCGGGCGTCGCTCGCGGCCGGGGTCGCGGTGCCGTGGGCAGGCGTGGCCGACGCGTCGTCGGCGGCGGAGCAGGTCGACCGACGGGCGCTCATCTAG
- the nrdD gene encoding anaerobic ribonucleoside-triphosphate reductase, which yields MLDGTEQDAQPDAPEGTLTVRKRDGRALPFDTSRITAAVTKAFVEVHGDITALHQLTIADIVERALAELHSRYAGTVQIYEIQNVVEHTLLSSHEYDVTKAYIDYRVQRDLARSQALDVNHSIDQLVGKDSTVVHENANKDADVFNTQRDLTAGAVGKAIGLRMLPAHVANAHAKGDIHYHDLDYHPYAPMTNCCLIDFHAMLSEGFRIGNAQVSPPRSIQTATAQITQIIANVSSSQYGGCSVNRIDELLAPYAERNYAKHLEEAEQWIDDPSRREDYARAKTSKDIYDSMQSLEYEINTLFTSNGQTPFTSVGFGLGTSWFSREIQRAILEVRILGLGKERRTAIFPKLIFTLRRGTNLEASDPNYDLKQLAVECSTKRMYPDILSYDKIVELTGSFKAPMGCRSFLQGWTDENGDDVVEGRMNLGVVTLNVPRIALETRGDLDAFWALLDERLDTVHDALLYRVERCKEAVPANAPILYRHGAFGKRLVPSDNVDSLFRDGRATVSLGYIGLYEAAAAFFGGEWESSPEAKEFTLRVLRTLADHAKAWTKEHHYQFSVYATPSESLTDRFARLDAKKFGDVENITDKGYYTNSFHYDVRKAPTPFEKLDFEMEYAPLTSGGFIHYCEYPVLQQNPKALEAVWDYAYDRVGYLGTNTPIDHCLECDYKGDFTPTARGFACPACGNDDPRTCDVVKRTCGYLGNPQQRPMVKGRHVEISSRVKHMAGSTGSLPDGSAPAAG from the coding sequence ATGCTGGACGGAACCGAGCAGGACGCACAGCCCGACGCACCCGAGGGCACCCTCACGGTGCGCAAGCGCGACGGGCGCGCCCTCCCCTTCGACACGAGCCGCATCACCGCGGCCGTCACCAAGGCCTTCGTCGAGGTCCACGGCGACATCACCGCGCTCCACCAGCTCACCATCGCCGACATCGTCGAGCGCGCCCTCGCCGAGCTCCACAGCCGCTACGCGGGCACGGTGCAGATCTACGAGATCCAGAACGTCGTCGAGCACACCCTCCTGTCCTCCCACGAGTACGACGTCACCAAGGCGTACATCGACTACCGCGTGCAGCGCGACCTCGCGCGCTCGCAGGCCCTCGACGTGAACCACTCGATCGACCAGCTCGTCGGCAAGGACTCGACGGTCGTCCACGAGAACGCCAACAAGGACGCCGACGTCTTCAACACCCAGCGCGACCTCACCGCCGGCGCGGTCGGCAAGGCCATCGGCCTGCGCATGCTCCCCGCGCACGTCGCCAACGCCCACGCCAAGGGCGACATCCACTACCACGACCTCGACTACCACCCCTACGCGCCGATGACGAACTGCTGCCTCATCGACTTCCACGCGATGCTCTCCGAGGGCTTCCGCATCGGCAACGCCCAGGTGTCCCCGCCGCGCTCCATCCAGACGGCCACCGCGCAGATCACGCAGATCATCGCGAACGTCTCCTCGAGCCAGTACGGCGGCTGCTCCGTCAACCGCATCGACGAGCTCCTCGCGCCCTACGCCGAGCGCAACTACGCCAAGCACCTCGAGGAGGCCGAGCAGTGGATCGACGACCCGTCCCGGCGTGAGGACTACGCGCGCGCCAAGACGAGCAAGGACATCTACGACTCGATGCAGTCCCTCGAGTACGAGATCAACACCCTCTTCACGTCCAACGGGCAGACGCCGTTCACGTCGGTCGGCTTCGGCCTCGGCACGAGCTGGTTCTCGCGCGAGATCCAGCGGGCCATCCTCGAGGTCCGCATCCTCGGCCTCGGCAAGGAGCGCCGCACCGCGATCTTCCCCAAGCTCATCTTCACGCTGCGCCGCGGCACGAACCTCGAGGCGTCGGACCCGAACTACGACCTCAAGCAGCTCGCCGTCGAGTGCTCGACGAAGCGCATGTACCCGGACATCCTCAGCTACGACAAGATCGTCGAGCTCACCGGCTCGTTCAAGGCACCCATGGGCTGCCGCTCGTTCCTCCAGGGCTGGACGGACGAGAACGGCGACGACGTCGTCGAGGGGCGCATGAACCTCGGCGTCGTCACGCTCAACGTGCCGCGCATCGCGCTCGAGACGCGCGGCGACCTCGACGCGTTCTGGGCGCTGCTCGACGAGCGGCTCGACACCGTGCACGACGCTCTCCTCTACCGCGTCGAGCGGTGCAAGGAGGCCGTGCCGGCGAACGCGCCGATCCTCTACCGCCACGGCGCGTTCGGCAAGCGTCTCGTGCCGTCCGACAACGTCGACTCGCTCTTCCGCGACGGCCGCGCGACGGTGTCGCTCGGGTACATCGGCCTCTACGAGGCCGCCGCCGCATTCTTCGGCGGCGAGTGGGAGTCTTCGCCCGAGGCGAAGGAGTTCACGCTCCGCGTCCTGCGGACCCTCGCCGACCACGCGAAGGCCTGGACGAAGGAGCACCACTACCAGTTCTCCGTCTACGCGACGCCGAGCGAGTCCCTCACCGACCGCTTCGCGCGGCTCGACGCGAAGAAGTTCGGCGACGTCGAGAACATCACCGACAAGGGCTACTACACGAACTCCTTCCACTACGACGTCCGCAAGGCGCCGACCCCCTTCGAGAAGCTCGACTTCGAGATGGAGTACGCACCGCTGACGTCGGGCGGGTTCATCCACTACTGCGAGTACCCGGTCCTCCAGCAGAACCCCAAGGCCCTCGAGGCCGTGTGGGACTACGCGTACGACCGCGTCGGCTACCTCGGCACGAACACGCCGATCGACCACTGCCTCGAGTGCGACTACAAGGGCGACTTCACGCCGACGGCCCGCGGCTTCGCATGCCCCGCGTGCGGCAACGACGACCCGCGCACGTGCGACGTCGTCAAGCGCACCTGCGGCTACCTCGGCAACCCGCAGCAGCGCCCGATGGTCAAGGGCCGGCACGTCGAGATCTCCTCGCGCGTCAAGCACATGGCAGGGTCGACGGGCTCGCTGCCCGACGGGTCCGCACCGGCCGCAGGCTGA
- a CDS encoding GntR family transcriptional regulator: MFDGPEPIYVQIATWVRTQILAGDLADGDQVMSTTQLSTTFRLNPATAAKAYAGLVDEGLLVKRRGIGMFVADGARAALLAEHRRTFYVDVLDPALARAALLDIPVDDLVDHVRTTLGGEPR, translated from the coding sequence ATGTTCGACGGACCCGAACCGATCTACGTGCAGATCGCGACATGGGTGCGCACGCAGATCCTCGCCGGCGACCTCGCCGACGGCGACCAGGTCATGTCGACGACCCAGCTCTCGACGACCTTCCGGCTCAACCCCGCGACCGCCGCGAAGGCCTACGCGGGGCTCGTCGACGAAGGGCTCCTCGTCAAACGACGCGGCATCGGCATGTTCGTCGCCGACGGAGCCCGTGCCGCCCTGCTGGCCGAGCACCGACGCACGTTCTACGTCGACGTCCTCGATCCCGCGCTCGCACGGGCCGCGCTCCTCGACATCCCCGTCGACGACCTCGTCGACCACGTCCGCACCACCCTCGGAGGTGAACCCCGATGA
- a CDS encoding ABC transporter ATP-binding protein: MTTQPFGARLEGVALRYRRGEAPALDDLDLTIRPGVITGLLGRNGAGKSTLGALLAGWRRPSAGRVLVGPDGALENPFENTWTATGTQLVRESGDHWEGTAARDTLAYHSEVRPGWDGDLADHLAGLFGLDLGTHPENLSRGQRSALGIVVGLASRAPLTLLDESYLGLDAAHRYAFYDALLADYAEHPRTIVLSTHLIGEAERLFEDVVVLDRGKVLLAESADDVRARGVTLTGPTAEVHRAAGDRPVLARQSLGATTRVTLDGALTAAERDAARAAGLEVGGVSVQDLFVHLTGGATGATVDPEEQR; this comes from the coding sequence ATGACCACCCAGCCCTTCGGCGCCCGGCTCGAGGGCGTCGCGCTGCGCTACCGCCGCGGCGAGGCCCCAGCGCTCGACGACCTCGACCTCACGATCCGCCCCGGCGTCATCACCGGCCTCCTCGGCCGAAACGGCGCAGGCAAGTCCACGCTCGGGGCGCTGCTCGCCGGGTGGCGCCGCCCCTCGGCCGGCCGCGTCCTCGTCGGGCCCGACGGAGCCCTCGAGAACCCGTTCGAGAACACCTGGACCGCGACCGGGACCCAGCTCGTCCGCGAGAGCGGCGACCACTGGGAGGGGACCGCCGCCCGCGACACCCTCGCCTACCACTCCGAGGTCCGCCCCGGCTGGGACGGCGACCTCGCCGACCATCTCGCCGGTCTCTTCGGCCTCGATCTCGGCACGCATCCCGAGAACCTCTCCCGCGGTCAGCGCTCTGCCCTCGGCATCGTCGTCGGCCTCGCCTCCCGAGCGCCCCTCACGCTGCTCGACGAGTCCTACCTCGGCCTCGACGCCGCCCACCGCTACGCCTTCTACGACGCGCTGCTCGCCGACTACGCCGAGCACCCCCGCACCATCGTCCTGTCGACCCACCTCATCGGCGAGGCCGAACGTCTCTTCGAGGACGTCGTCGTGCTCGACCGCGGCAAGGTCCTGCTCGCCGAGAGCGCCGACGACGTCCGCGCCCGCGGCGTCACCCTCACCGGCCCGACGGCCGAGGTCCACCGCGCCGCGGGGGACCGCCCCGTGCTCGCACGGCAGAGCCTCGGCGCCACGACTCGCGTGACGCTCGACGGCGCCCTCACCGCGGCCGAGCGCGACGCCGCACGCGCCGCGGGCCTCGAGGTCGGGGGCGTCTCCGTCCAGGACCTCTTCGTCCACCTCACCGGCGGCGCCACGGGCGCCACCGTCGACCCCGAGGAGCAGCGATGA
- a CDS encoding 3-deoxy-7-phosphoheptulonate synthase, protein MTATTPLAPATSDLRVRELDPLPAPAEMLADLPLTGTAAELVARSRDEVRRVLAGEDDRLVVVVGPCSIHDADAALDYAQRLAALVPELEADLCVVMRVYFEKPRTTVGWKGLINDPDLDGTHDIRRGLRLAREVLLGVLDEGVPAACEFLEPTSPQFIADAVTWGAIGARNAESQVHRQLASGLSMPVGFKNATDGDVKIAVDGCITAAAEHTFFGIDSQGRAAAVATAGNPDCHVILRGGRSGPNYDDASVSAALDVSEASGLGRRLMIDASHGNSGKSWERQAEVVREIGASVAAGNREIAAVMMESFIVAGAQKPAPSGLVYGRSVTDECLDWGTTAELLRGLAADVRARRDA, encoded by the coding sequence ATGACCGCCACCACCCCGCTCGCCCCCGCGACGAGCGACCTGCGTGTCCGCGAGCTCGACCCGCTGCCCGCGCCCGCCGAGATGCTCGCCGATCTCCCCCTCACGGGGACCGCGGCCGAGCTCGTCGCACGCTCGCGCGACGAGGTGCGTCGCGTGCTCGCAGGCGAGGACGACCGGCTCGTCGTCGTCGTCGGCCCGTGCTCCATCCACGACGCGGACGCCGCGCTCGACTACGCGCAGCGCCTCGCGGCGCTCGTGCCCGAGCTCGAGGCCGACCTGTGCGTCGTCATGCGCGTGTACTTCGAGAAGCCGCGCACGACCGTCGGCTGGAAGGGGCTCATCAACGACCCCGACCTCGACGGCACGCACGATATCCGCCGCGGCCTGCGCCTCGCGCGCGAGGTGCTGCTCGGCGTCCTCGACGAGGGCGTCCCGGCGGCGTGCGAGTTCCTCGAGCCGACGAGCCCGCAGTTCATCGCGGACGCCGTGACGTGGGGCGCGATCGGCGCCCGCAACGCGGAGTCGCAGGTGCACCGCCAGCTCGCGTCCGGCCTCTCGATGCCCGTGGGCTTCAAGAACGCGACCGACGGCGACGTGAAGATCGCGGTCGACGGCTGCATCACCGCGGCCGCCGAGCACACGTTCTTCGGCATCGACTCCCAGGGGCGCGCGGCCGCGGTCGCGACCGCGGGCAACCCCGACTGCCACGTCATCCTGCGCGGCGGCCGCAGCGGCCCCAACTACGACGACGCCTCGGTGTCGGCCGCGCTCGACGTCTCGGAGGCCTCGGGCCTCGGCCGACGCCTCATGATCGACGCGTCGCACGGCAACTCGGGCAAGTCCTGGGAGCGCCAGGCGGAGGTCGTCCGCGAGATCGGCGCGTCCGTCGCCGCCGGCAACCGCGAGATCGCCGCCGTCATGATGGAGTCGTTCATCGTCGCCGGAGCGCAGAAGCCCGCGCCGTCGGGCCTCGTCTACGGCCGGTCCGTCACCGACGAGTGCCTCGACTGGGGCACGACCGCCGAGCTGCTCCGCGGCCTTGCCGCGGACGTGCGGGCGCGTCGCGACGCCTGA
- a CDS encoding SulP family inorganic anion transporter, with the protein MTRTSAPERAPRSTPTTSPGRWSHVPADLLAGVTVGVVALPLALAFGVSSGVGPAAGLVTAVVAGIVAAVFGGSRVQVSGPTGAMAVVLAPLVAVHGAGAVPLVAVMAGLMVLGLGLARLGRVVTFIPWPVVEGFTLGIATIIFLQQVPAAVGVGATAGQNPLVAAIDVAGRAGPEALWTLGTVAVVVALMLVLPRIWAALPASLVAIIVVTVTAELLDAPVARIGALPDSLPAPSIPGVTPALLTELAGPAVAVAALAAIESLLSARVAATMPSDTLTDEARRYDPDRELVGQGLASVAAGLFGGMPATGAIARTAVNVRAGARTRLAAVVHGLIILLVIYAATGPVGQIPLAALSGVLMVTAVRMVDVRAVRTVLRSTRGSALVLVVTAVVTIAVDLVQAIVVGLAVAALLALRALSRAAVVHRQPLPGPAVDGDDHIALFRLDGSMFFGAADRIAETVQRDHAARVVVLRLSGLRLVDATGAHALAELVATLERAGVTVLVKGVQEQHRPVLTRVGVLDELASESHLFDDLDAAIEHARDHVARPRTDS; encoded by the coding sequence ATGACCCGCACCTCCGCGCCAGAGCGCGCACCCCGCAGCACACCCACCACCAGCCCCGGCCGCTGGTCGCACGTCCCCGCCGACCTCCTCGCCGGTGTGACCGTCGGCGTCGTCGCGCTCCCCCTCGCCCTCGCGTTCGGCGTGAGCTCGGGCGTCGGCCCCGCCGCAGGCCTCGTCACCGCGGTCGTCGCGGGCATCGTCGCCGCCGTCTTCGGCGGCTCACGCGTGCAGGTCTCCGGGCCGACGGGCGCCATGGCGGTCGTCCTCGCACCTCTCGTCGCCGTCCACGGCGCCGGAGCCGTCCCGCTCGTCGCCGTCATGGCCGGCCTCATGGTCCTCGGGCTCGGCCTCGCACGGCTCGGCCGCGTCGTGACCTTCATCCCGTGGCCCGTCGTCGAGGGCTTCACGCTCGGCATCGCGACGATCATCTTCCTCCAGCAGGTGCCGGCGGCCGTCGGCGTCGGCGCGACCGCCGGGCAGAACCCGCTCGTCGCGGCGATCGACGTCGCGGGCCGCGCCGGCCCCGAGGCCCTGTGGACGCTCGGCACCGTCGCCGTCGTCGTCGCGCTCATGCTCGTCCTGCCGCGCATCTGGGCGGCGCTGCCCGCGTCGCTCGTCGCGATCATCGTCGTCACCGTCACCGCCGAGCTGCTCGACGCCCCCGTCGCGCGCATCGGCGCGCTGCCCGACTCCCTGCCCGCGCCGTCGATCCCCGGGGTGACCCCCGCGCTGCTCACCGAGCTCGCCGGTCCCGCGGTCGCCGTCGCTGCGCTCGCCGCGATCGAGTCGCTGCTCTCCGCACGCGTGGCCGCGACCATGCCGTCCGACACCCTCACCGACGAGGCCCGCCGCTACGACCCGGACCGCGAGCTCGTCGGCCAGGGCCTCGCGAGCGTCGCCGCCGGGCTCTTCGGCGGCATGCCCGCGACCGGCGCGATCGCGCGCACCGCCGTCAACGTGCGCGCCGGCGCACGCACACGCCTCGCCGCCGTCGTCCACGGCCTCATCATCCTGCTCGTCATCTACGCCGCGACCGGCCCCGTCGGGCAGATCCCGCTCGCTGCGCTCTCGGGCGTGCTCATGGTCACCGCGGTGCGGATGGTCGACGTCCGCGCCGTGCGGACAGTCCTGCGCTCGACGCGTGGCAGCGCCCTCGTCCTCGTCGTCACGGCCGTCGTGACGATCGCGGTCGACCTCGTCCAGGCGATCGTCGTCGGCCTCGCGGTCGCCGCCCTGCTCGCGCTGCGCGCGCTCTCGCGTGCGGCCGTCGTCCACCGGCAGCCGCTGCCCGGGCCTGCGGTCGACGGCGACGACCACATCGCGCTGTTCCGGCTCGACGGCTCGATGTTCTTCGGCGCGGCCGACCGCATCGCGGAGACCGTGCAGCGCGACCACGCCGCGCGCGTCGTCGTCCTGCGGCTCTCGGGGCTGCGGCTCGTCGATGCGACGGGCGCGCACGCGCTCGCCGAGCTCGTCGCGACGCTCGAGCGAGCCGGCGTCACGGTGCTCGTCAAGGGCGTGCAGGAGCAGCACAGGCCCGTGCTCACGCGGGTGGGGGTGCTCGACGAGCTCGCGAGCGAGAGTCACCTCTTCGACGATCTCGACGCGGCGATCGAGCACGCCCGCGACCACGTCGCCCGCCCCCGGACCGACTCGTAG
- a CDS encoding TetR/AcrR family transcriptional regulator, protein MAASPARKSLAPRPETAQRREEILRAAIATFGAKGYKGPLSDIAEQVGMTHAGVLHYFGSKSALLLEVLKFRDDEDVEDLPTRHIPGGVGLFRHLVKTAFLNAQRAGIVQAFTVLSSEAVTDGHPARSFFEERYANLRVEVAAAFRSMCADEGVDAPETVDQAAASILAVMDGLQIQWLLDPTAVELGAASEFAIEAIVAQVLDPRTTPVSAVATSESAG, encoded by the coding sequence TTGGCCGCCTCGCCCGCCCGCAAGTCGCTCGCACCCCGACCCGAGACGGCGCAGCGCCGCGAGGAGATCCTCCGAGCAGCTATCGCGACGTTCGGCGCCAAGGGTTACAAGGGGCCGCTCAGCGACATCGCCGAGCAGGTCGGCATGACCCACGCCGGCGTGCTCCACTACTTCGGCTCGAAGAGCGCGCTGCTCCTCGAGGTCCTCAAGTTCCGCGACGACGAGGATGTCGAGGACCTCCCCACCCGACACATCCCCGGCGGCGTCGGCCTGTTCCGCCACCTCGTCAAGACGGCGTTCCTCAACGCGCAGCGCGCCGGCATCGTCCAGGCCTTCACAGTGCTCTCCAGCGAAGCCGTCACGGACGGCCACCCGGCCCGGAGCTTCTTCGAGGAGCGCTACGCCAACCTGCGCGTCGAGGTCGCCGCAGCGTTCCGCTCCATGTGCGCCGACGAGGGCGTCGACGCTCCCGAGACGGTGGACCAGGCCGCCGCATCGATCCTCGCCGTCATGGACGGCCTCCAGATCCAGTGGCTCCTCGACCCCACCGCCGTCGAGCTCGGAGCAGCCTCCGAGTTCGCCATCGAGGCGATCGTCGCGCAGGTGCTCGACCCGCGGACGACGCCCGTGTCCGCCGTCGCCACGAGCGAGAGCGCGGGCTGA